In the Candidatus Neomarinimicrobiota bacterium genome, CCTCCCGGATGAACACTTTCAGCCGTGCTGACGGGTGTTGGTGCACTGTGGTTTACCGATTGCTAATGGAAAAATGGTAAGGGCACGGCGCGCCGTGCCCCTTCGCGAACCCGCCCTAAACCCGTAACCAGCAACTCTGAACTCGTAACTCGAAGCTGCTTATTGTCGCCACTTCCCCGCCAGATAGCGCTCGGTCCAGTAGAGAGCAATGATGGTCTTCACGTCGGTAATCTTGCCCTGCTCGATCAACTCCAGGGCCTCCTCCAGGGGCAGCTCGAAAGGCTCCACGAATTCATCCGCCTCAGCCTCCGCTTCCGCCCATTGCAGGCCTTGAGCCAGATAGACCACGATCTGTTCGTCACTGTAACCGATGCAAGGGTGGATCAGCCCCAGTCGGACGAGCTTCTGGCAGGTGGCACCGATCTCTTCGGCTAGTTCCCGTCGGGCGGTTTCCGCAGGATCCTCACCGGCGTCCACTTTACCCGCCGGCAGCTCCATCATCACCCGATCCAGGGCGTACCGGAACTGGCGCAGGAAGATTATGCGCCCATCGTCCCGCAAAGGCACCATCACCACCGCGCCGGGATGCCGGATGTACTCCCGGATGGTGGTGGTGCCGTCCGGCAGCTGCACCTCGTCCCGCCGCACCTCCAGCAGCCGCCCCTTGAAAATCGTCTCGCTGGAGAGCGTTTTTTCCGTGAGATGCTTGTCAGGCATAAAGGCGGTAAACCAACCGGATCAGGCCGCCGGAACCAGCCCGGCGTCAGTCAGGCTAAAGGGTCTCCAGCAGCTCCCTGGCCTCGTCCTGCAGGATGGTATCGCTGTCCGACTTTGATGGCAGGCTAATGGCCTGCTCCAGGTTGGCTCGGGCTGCATCCTCCTTGTCCAGCTCCAGCTGCGTCTTGCCCAGCCACAGGAAGTGGCGCACGTCATCGGGGGCCAGCTTGGCGGCACTGGTGAAGTACTTCTCGGCTTCCTCAAATGACGCCTTGGGCGGCGTGGCGTAAACAATGGAGGCTATGGTTCGCTCAAACCAGTTCAGGTCCGCCAAGGTGTAGTGCCACCGCCCCATCACGTGCTGCCAGGAATCGTTATCCGGGTCCAGATCGATGGCCTTCAGGGTGTGCTTTTTGACGTCATAGGAGTTGAGGATTTTCTGCTTGGTGCCTTTAATCTCCCCCACCCGGCCGATCAGGATGCCATACCAGCCCTGAGCGTCGGCGTCCATCGTATCAGCCGCTAAAGCCTGCTTAGAAAATTCAAAACCCGTATGGACCTCTCGCTCAATGACCTCCTCGTCGGTGGTGTTGTCCGAGTTGTTGAAGTGGTGCCGGGCGATGCGCCACAGGTAGCGCACATCGCTCCCATACTCGGCCTTAAGCGGCGCCAGCAGGGCGTAGGCCCCATCGAAGTCGTCGGCATCGTTCAGGTCGTCAATCTGCTGCCAGACGGGGGCTCCTTCATCCTGGGCCTTCAGCCCCGTCGTAACAACAAAAATACCCACCAGGACCAGCAAGCCCAGCGTTTTCTGCACGGGACTCATTATAGTGCTCCTTTTGTTTGCTTCAACTCTGGTTACCAGTAGTATCTAAAAATCATTACGTGATATCTTGTCGGGTACGCCTCAGATGCGATAGCATACAGCCTCTTTTCCGTTTTAGCGCCGGCGATGCCGAAGCGGGCAAAACGAAGATTGAAATCGCTCATTGGAATTTCCTGAAGCCGTTCCTCATCGTTCCAAACCTCAAGATCACCACTCCACGTAGAGGTGCAGATATATCCCTCAGTGGTGAACGCCAACCGATCAAAATATTCAGAGCCGCCGCCGGTCCAGCCAAACTCCCAGTATTTTTCCCTGGCATCCTGGGTATCATATTTAACCGTATACCGTATGGCATTACCACCTAGCGGCGGATTCCAGAGTAATTTGAAATATTTTTCATTAGCCTGATTAACTGAAATCCCCATGAT is a window encoding:
- a CDS encoding NUDIX domain-containing protein; translated protein: MPDKHLTEKTLSSETIFKGRLLEVRRDEVQLPDGTTTIREYIRHPGAVVMVPLRDDGRIIFLRQFRYALDRVMMELPAGKVDAGEDPAETARRELAEEIGATCQKLVRLGLIHPCIGYSDEQIVVYLAQGLQWAEAEAEADEFVEPFELPLEEALELIEQGKITDVKTIIALYWTERYLAGKWRQ